DNA from Streptomyces sp. NBC_01476:
CTGCATCAGCGCGGACGCGCCGAGCCGGTTGGCGCCGTGGTCGGAGAAGTTGGCCTCGCCGATCGCGAAGAGCCCGGGGACGGTGGTCTGCAGGTCGTAGTCCACCCACAGGCCGCCCATCGTGTAGTGCACGGCCGGGTAGATCCGCATCGGGACCTCGTAGGGGTTCTCCGCGGTGATCCGCTCGTACATCTCGAAGAGGTTGCCGTACTTCTCCGCGACGGCCTTGCGGCCCATCCGGCCGATGGCGTCGGCGAAGTCGAGGTAGACGCCCTGGCCGCCGGGGCCGACGCCGCGGCCCTCGTCGCAGACGTTCTTCGCGGCGCGCGAGGCGATGTCGCGGGGCACCAGATTGCCGAAGGAGGGGTAGATCCGCTCCAGGTAGTAGTCGCGCTCGTCCTCGGGGATGTCGGCGGGGTTGCGCGTGTCGCCCTTCGCGCTCGGCACCCAGATCCGGCCGTCGTTGCGCAGCGACTCGCTCATCAAGGTGAGCTTGGACTGGTGCTCGCCGGTGCGCGGGATGCAGGTGGGGTGGATCTGGGTGAAGCACGGGTTGGCGAAGCAGGCGCCGCGGCGGTGGGCGCGCCAGATCGCGGTGGCGTTGGAGTTCATGGCGTTGGTCGACAGGTAGAAGACATTGCCGTAGCCGCCGCTGGCGAGCACCACGGCGTCCGCGAAGAAGGTGCTGATCTCGCCGCTGACCAGGTCGCGGACGACGATGCCCCGGGCGCGGCCGTCGATGACGATCAGGTCGAGCATCTCGGTGCGCGGGTGCATCTCGACGTTGCCGGCCGCGATCTGCCGGGAGAGCGCCTGGTAGGCGCCGAGCAGCAGTTGCTGGCCGGTCTGGCCGCGGGCGTAGAAGGTGCGGGAGACCTGGACGCCGCCGAAGGAGCGGGTGTCGAGCAGGCCGCCGTACTCGCGGGCGAAGGGCACGCCCTGGGCGACGCACTGGTCGATGATCTCCACCGAGATCTCGGCGAGCCGGTGGACGTTGGACTCGCGGGCGCGGAAGTCGCCGCCCTTGACGGTGTCGTAGAAGAGCCGGTGCACCGAGTCGCCGTCGTTGCGGTAGTTCTTGGCGGCGTTGATGCCGCCCTGGGCGGCGATGGAGTGTGCCCGGCGCGGGGAGTCCTGATAGCAGAACTGGACGACGTGGTAGCCCTGTTCGGCGAGTGTGGCGCCGGCCGAGCCGCCGGCCAGGCCGGTGCCGACGACGATCACGGTGTGCTTGCGGCGGTTGGCGGGGTTGACCAGCTTGGCGGTGAAACGGCGGGTGGTCCAGCGGTCCGCGACCGGGCCCGTCGGGGCGGTGGTGTCGACGAGCGGGGCACCGGTCGCGTACTGCGTGAAGTCGTTCATGGTCGTGTTTCCCTCGGCCTGCTCAGTTGACGATGCCGGTCATGACCCCGACGGGCACGGCGATGAAGCCGGCCGTCAGCACCACGGCGAGGACATTGGCGGTGATCTTCAGTGCCCGGTCGCGGGTGGCGCTGCCGGCGCCGATGGTCTGTGCGGCGCTCCAGAAGCCGTGCCGGACGTGCAGCCCGAGGGCGAGCATGGCGACGATGTAGATCACGTCGCCGTACCAGGTGTGGAAGGTGGCCTCGACGTTCTGGTACGGGTGGCCGGGCTCGGCGTTGCGGTTCACCGTGAGGGTGGTGAAGTCCAGGATGTGCCAGACGATGAAGAGGGCGAGGATCACCCCGCCCCAGCGCATGGTGCGGGTGGCGTAGCTGGTGCGGGCCTTGCGGTGGACGTAGCCGACCGGGCGCGCCCTGAGGTCGCGGCGGCTGAGCTGGTACGCGCAGACGATGTGCGCGACGACCGCGACGACCAGCGCCGCGCGGACGATCCACAGCCCCCACTCGTAGTGCAGGAAGGGCTCACCGAGGGTGCGCAGCCAGTGCGCGTAGCCGTTGAAGGTGCCGGGCCCGAAGAAGATCTTCAGATTCCCGTACATGTGGACGACCAGGTAGAGCAGCATGACAAGGCCGCTCACCGCCATGATCGTCTTCTTGCCGACGGTCGAGTCCCAGACCGTCTTCGCCATCGACGGCCGACGGTCCGTCCTGGTTGCCAATGCCATGGACACGAAGCTAAGGCCGGCACTGAACAGTGGTCCAAGACATGATCAGGCTCGTCTCCATAGGGAGCGCCTATGGCAGTGGCTAGGCTGGCGGTATGCAGTTCCAGCAACTGGCGTACTTCGTGGCCGTCGCCGACACCCGCCACTTCACCCGGGCCGCCGAGGCGGTGCACGTCTCGCAGCCGTCGCTCTCCCAGCAGATCCTCGCCCTGGAGCGGGAGCTGGGCGCCTCGCTCTTCAGCCGGGCGCGCGGCAACATCACCCTCACCGACGCGGGAGAGGCACTGCTGCCGCTGGCCCGGCGGATCCTCGCCGACGCCGACACCGCCCGGCACGAGGTGCTGGAGCTGGCACAGCTGCGCCGCGGCCGGGTACGGCTCGGGGCCACGCCCAGCCTCTGCACAGGTCTGCTGCCGGACGTGCTGCGCGCCTTCCACGACCGGCATCCGGGCATCCAGCTGCTGATTGAGGAGGGCGGCTCGCACGACCTGGTACGGGAGCTGGCCCGCGGCGCGCTCGACCTGGCGCTGGTGGTGCTGCCGCTGCCCAGCCCCTCCCCCGCGCTGACCACGGTGGAGCTCTTCCAGGAGGACCTGGTGATGGTCTCCTCCACCGACTCGCCGGCGCCGCGCTCACCGGTGCGGATCGCCGACCTCGAAGGGCAGCCGATGGTGATGTTCCGGCACGGCTACGACCTGCGGGACCTGACACTTGGCGCCTGCCGCGCGGCCGGTTTCGAGCCGTACCTGAGTGTCGAGGGCGGGGAGATGGACGCGGTGCTGGGCTTCGTCAGGGCGGGCCTGGGCGTCGGGCTGGTCCCCACCACGGTCGCCGCCCGCACCGGCCAGGACCTGCGGGTCACCCCGCTGGCCCGCCCGGGCCTGCGCCGTACCGTCGCACTGGCCCACCGCTCGGACGTGGCGCCGCCCCGCGCCGCCCGCGTCCTGCAGGACGTCCTGCTCGCCTCCGCCCGCCGGGCGGTGACCCGCAGCGGGCTGCGCCCGGCCGGGGCGGAGGGATGAGCGGGGCCGGAGCTTCGCGTTCCGGCCGCTGCCCGACGGCCCACGGAGACCGGCCTGCCGCGGCCGGTCCGGTGGCGCCAGGGTCAGTCCAGCGGGACCGGCTCGCGGGTGCGCGGGCCGCCGGCGCTGCCGGTGTTGACCGTGCCGGCCGGCTCCAGCAGCAGGATCGCGGTCTCCTCGTCGGCGCGCGGGCAGTGCTCGACGCCCTTGGGGACGACGTATATCTCGCCGGGGCCGAGGATCACGTCGCCGTCCCGGAGCTGGAGGACCAGCCGGCCGCTGATCACCAGGAACAGCTCGTCGGTCTCGTCGTGGGTGTGCCAGACGAAGTCGCCCTGGACCTTGGCGATCTTCACGTCGTAGTCGTTGATCCCGGCGATCCGGCGGGGCGCCCAGTGCTCGGCGAACTGGGCCAGTTTCGCGTCGATGTTCACCGCGGTGGCAGGCTTGGTGGTGTCGGTCATGCCCCCAGCCTGCCGCATCGGGCGGGTGCGGGGCTTGTACAGAACTGACCCGAAGGGATCCCGGGATGAGCGCAGCACCCCGCCCGGAGGCCGCCGAGGTGCACGCCTGGCGCCCGGCCGTCCCGGGCGTCACCGAGGTGCTCAACGCCCATTTCACCCGGCACGCCTACCCGGTGCACACCCATGACACCTGGGACCTGATGCTGCTCGACGACGGCATGGTGGACTTCGCGCTGGACCGCAAGCGGCACGACGCGACCGACGCGGGCCGGGTGGTGCTGCTGCCGCCGGGGGTCCCGCACGACGGCCGTACGGTGAACCCGCTGGGCTTCCGCAAGCGCGTCATCTATCTCAGTACGGCGGTGCTGCCGGAGCGGCTCGCCGGGACCGCGGTCGCCGGTCCGATCCTCGGCGACGAGCAGTTGCACCACCGGGTGCACCGGCTGCACGCGGCGCTGCGGCACGAGGACGACGCCCTGGAGGCGGAGTCACGGCTGGCGTTCGTCCGCGAGCGGCTGCTGGTGCACCTGG
Protein-coding regions in this window:
- a CDS encoding fumarate reductase/succinate dehydrogenase flavoprotein subunit; protein product: MNDFTQYATGAPLVDTTAPTGPVADRWTTRRFTAKLVNPANRRKHTVIVVGTGLAGGSAGATLAEQGYHVVQFCYQDSPRRAHSIAAQGGINAAKNYRNDGDSVHRLFYDTVKGGDFRARESNVHRLAEISVEIIDQCVAQGVPFAREYGGLLDTRSFGGVQVSRTFYARGQTGQQLLLGAYQALSRQIAAGNVEMHPRTEMLDLIVIDGRARGIVVRDLVSGEISTFFADAVVLASGGYGNVFYLSTNAMNSNATAIWRAHRRGACFANPCFTQIHPTCIPRTGEHQSKLTLMSESLRNDGRIWVPSAKGDTRNPADIPEDERDYYLERIYPSFGNLVPRDIASRAAKNVCDEGRGVGPGGQGVYLDFADAIGRMGRKAVAEKYGNLFEMYERITAENPYEVPMRIYPAVHYTMGGLWVDYDLQTTVPGLFAIGEANFSDHGANRLGASALMQGLADGYFVLPATINDYLARHPRADTPDDSHPAVVAALAETRDRLHRLVSVDGDRTADSFHRELGELMWEHCGMARSEQGLRKALDRIPQIREEFWRRIKVPGTEAEFNQSLERANRVIDYLELAELMCLDALHRAESCGGHFREESQTPDGEAARRDEEFSYAAAWEFTGTGRPPVLHKEDLVFEYVHPTQRSYA
- a CDS encoding succinate dehydrogenase cytochrome b subunit, with the translated sequence MALATRTDRRPSMAKTVWDSTVGKKTIMAVSGLVMLLYLVVHMYGNLKIFFGPGTFNGYAHWLRTLGEPFLHYEWGLWIVRAALVVAVVAHIVCAYQLSRRDLRARPVGYVHRKARTSYATRTMRWGGVILALFIVWHILDFTTLTVNRNAEPGHPYQNVEATFHTWYGDVIYIVAMLALGLHVRHGFWSAAQTIGAGSATRDRALKITANVLAVVLTAGFIAVPVGVMTGIVN
- a CDS encoding LysR family transcriptional regulator encodes the protein MQFQQLAYFVAVADTRHFTRAAEAVHVSQPSLSQQILALERELGASLFSRARGNITLTDAGEALLPLARRILADADTARHEVLELAQLRRGRVRLGATPSLCTGLLPDVLRAFHDRHPGIQLLIEEGGSHDLVRELARGALDLALVVLPLPSPSPALTTVELFQEDLVMVSSTDSPAPRSPVRIADLEGQPMVMFRHGYDLRDLTLGACRAAGFEPYLSVEGGEMDAVLGFVRAGLGVGLVPTTVAARTGQDLRVTPLARPGLRRTVALAHRSDVAPPRAARVLQDVLLASARRAVTRSGLRPAGAEG
- a CDS encoding cupin domain-containing protein, whose translation is MTDTTKPATAVNIDAKLAQFAEHWAPRRIAGINDYDVKIAKVQGDFVWHTHDETDELFLVISGRLVLQLRDGDVILGPGEIYVVPKGVEHCPRADEETAILLLEPAGTVNTGSAGGPRTREPVPLD
- a CDS encoding helix-turn-helix transcriptional regulator, translating into MSAAPRPEAAEVHAWRPAVPGVTEVLNAHFTRHAYPVHTHDTWDLMLLDDGMVDFALDRKRHDATDAGRVVLLPPGVPHDGRTVNPLGFRKRVIYLSTAVLPERLAGTAVAGPILGDEQLHHRVHRLHAALRHEDDALEAESRLAFVRERLLVHLDAHRVREPGREGDRLAARLRELLDARIGDGLTLDEATALLHAHPTHLIRSFSRAYGLPPHTYLTGRRIDRARRLLLAGERPVDVAAAVGFYDQAHLSRHFTRHLGISPARYARGGRHR